A region from the Spirochaetae bacterium HGW-Spirochaetae-1 genome encodes:
- a CDS encoding AsnC family transcriptional regulator yields MKPYQIDKTGEMILEILNGDAKTTAADIARQLNIPEKEVEKQIKKLEKDNIILGYKAYINWQRVRQNVVKALIEVKVSPERKVGFDSVAETIYRFPEVSSLTLLSGGYDLLVQVEGDSLREVAQFVSEKLATIKGVQSTVSHFHLKTYKEDGVILVEQSESKRLPVTP; encoded by the coding sequence ATGAAGCCTTATCAAATCGATAAAACCGGTGAAATGATCCTTGAAATTCTTAATGGCGATGCCAAAACCACGGCAGCTGATATTGCCCGTCAGCTCAACATCCCGGAAAAGGAAGTGGAAAAGCAAATAAAGAAACTGGAAAAGGATAACATCATTCTGGGATATAAAGCCTATATCAACTGGCAGAGAGTCCGCCAGAATGTCGTCAAGGCGCTCATCGAAGTGAAGGTTTCTCCGGAACGCAAGGTGGGATTCGATTCCGTGGCGGAAACAATATACAGATTCCCTGAAGTATCCTCCCTGACGCTTCTCTCGGGAGGATATGACCTCCTGGTGCAGGTTGAGGGTGATAGCCTGCGGGAAGTGGCTCAGTTCGTATCGGAAAAACTGGCCACGATAAAGGGAGTTCAATCTACCGTATCTCATTTCCATCTGAAAACATATAAAGAAGACGGCGTTATCCTGGTTGAACAGAGTGAAAGCAAGCGCCTACCCGTGACGCCCTGA